One stretch of Trichocoleus sp. DNA includes these proteins:
- the sfnG gene encoding dimethyl sulfone monooxygenase SfnG yields the protein MVGIHFGYWMPLGSGGYVISSIPQRTDWSLDYNAKLAQTAEDLGFDYGLAPARFIASHGWEYQQEAITCTAVLSAQTHRLKLISAVHTGLWHPAVVAKMGATIDNYSGGRFAINILSGWFKDEYRAFGEPWLDHDERYRRSEEFIQVLKGMWTQDEFTFKGDFFRINQGWLKPRPISKPHPEIFQGGNSKAARRMAGKYSDWYFMNGNSVEAVKEQIDEISAIARQEGRTVKFGLNGFVILRDTEEEAYAQLQEIITNADPKIVNAFGEQVKQAGASTREKVGMWADSDFANLVQPNDGFKTKLFGPPEVIADRIRQYYEAGVDLILCSFLHYTDELPEFGRRVIPLVRQLNTSRPVLEQVA from the coding sequence ATGGTCGGTATTCACTTTGGCTACTGGATGCCCCTAGGAAGCGGTGGCTATGTGATTAGCAGCATTCCCCAACGGACAGATTGGAGTCTGGATTACAACGCTAAACTGGCTCAAACGGCAGAAGATTTGGGATTTGATTACGGTTTAGCCCCTGCCCGATTTATTGCCAGCCACGGTTGGGAATATCAGCAGGAGGCAATCACCTGTACGGCGGTGTTATCTGCCCAGACTCATCGATTGAAATTAATCAGTGCGGTGCATACTGGGCTGTGGCATCCGGCAGTCGTGGCAAAAATGGGTGCGACGATCGACAACTATTCAGGTGGGCGATTTGCCATCAACATTCTCAGCGGTTGGTTTAAAGATGAGTACCGTGCCTTTGGTGAACCCTGGCTCGATCATGATGAACGCTATCGGCGATCGGAGGAGTTTATCCAGGTGCTCAAAGGGATGTGGACGCAGGATGAATTCACATTCAAGGGCGATTTCTTCCGGATCAATCAGGGTTGGCTAAAGCCCCGACCCATTTCTAAACCTCACCCAGAGATCTTTCAGGGTGGCAACTCTAAAGCCGCACGGCGCATGGCAGGGAAGTATTCTGATTGGTACTTCATGAATGGCAACTCGGTGGAAGCGGTGAAGGAGCAGATTGACGAAATTTCGGCGATCGCCCGTCAGGAAGGCAGAACTGTCAAGTTTGGGTTAAATGGTTTTGTGATTTTGCGGGATACCGAAGAAGAAGCCTACGCTCAACTGCAAGAAATTATTACCAACGCCGACCCCAAAATTGTCAATGCTTTTGGAGAACAGGTGAAACAGGCGGGTGCTTCTACTCGTGAAAAAGTCGGGATGTGGGCAGATTCAGATTTCGCGAATTTAGTGCAGCCGAACGATGGTTTCAAAACTAAGTTGTTTGGCCCACCGGAAGTCATTGCCGATCGCATCCGGCAGTATTACGAGGCTGGGGTCGATCTAATCTTGTGCTCCTTCCTGCACTACACGGATGAATTACCCGAATTTGGTCGCAGAGTCATTCCCTTGGTGCGGCAATTGAATACCAGCCGTCCTGTTCTAGAGCAAGTTGCATAA
- a CDS encoding MgtC/SapB family protein, with translation MTNGTNMMFFSPDDWLTIAFRLAVALLVGGAVGLNRQQPGRPAGLRTYMTISVGSALFVMLPLQAAIDINSTNALSRTIQGVATGVGFVGGGIILQQSRQNLKPQVKGLTSAAALWLTAGLGTAAGCGLWRTSLIGTIVTLIILSGVKQLKRAPVYRFHIHNRRSRKNTKVSQKSGLEKKSSRNEKTIPEESN, from the coding sequence ATGACAAATGGCACTAATATGATGTTTTTCAGCCCTGATGATTGGCTGACCATTGCGTTCCGTTTGGCAGTTGCGCTGTTAGTTGGCGGTGCAGTGGGTTTAAATCGTCAGCAGCCCGGTAGACCTGCAGGGTTAAGAACATATATGACGATCAGTGTGGGTTCAGCTTTATTTGTGATGTTGCCGTTGCAAGCCGCGATCGATATCAACTCCACTAATGCGCTCAGCCGTACCATTCAAGGAGTTGCAACTGGGGTCGGCTTTGTGGGTGGCGGTATTATCTTGCAACAATCCCGGCAAAATTTGAAACCCCAGGTGAAAGGGCTTACCTCAGCCGCAGCACTTTGGTTAACAGCAGGATTAGGAACGGCTGCAGGTTGTGGTTTATGGCGTACCAGTTTAATTGGCACGATCGTTACACTCATTATTCTGAGTGGGGTTAAACAACTCAAGCGTGCTCCAGTTTATCGATTTCATATCCATAATCGTAGAAGCCGTAAAAACACGAAAGTGTCTCAGAAAAGTGGACTGGAGAAAAAATCTTCTCGAAATGAGAAAACAATTCCTGAAGAATCTAATTAA
- a CDS encoding phosphatase PAP2 family protein produces MAFEQLAIVIWRDENSFGWDAEFLLLLHKMANPQLDAFAATFTHLGGGKGITILTIALSLVLWWLKRWRSLIYVLVALVGSGTINRVAKLLWHRVRPDLWDSIAPHSDYSFPSGHAMASMGLVAVLVILLWHSQWRFVVLLLGGAFVATIGWTRLYLGVHFPSDILAGWLASIAWAIGVSLVIKPHLTQPQPTDEAALTLEEEKTLSEVAAND; encoded by the coding sequence ATGGCATTTGAACAATTAGCGATCGTGATTTGGCGGGATGAGAATAGCTTTGGTTGGGATGCAGAATTCTTGCTATTGCTCCACAAAATGGCAAATCCCCAACTTGATGCATTTGCAGCAACATTTACTCACTTGGGTGGTGGTAAAGGAATTACGATTTTGACGATTGCCTTGAGTTTAGTTTTATGGTGGCTAAAACGCTGGCGATCCTTGATTTACGTGCTTGTGGCGCTGGTAGGCAGTGGCACAATTAACCGAGTTGCAAAGCTGCTGTGGCATCGAGTGCGCCCCGATTTATGGGATTCGATCGCACCTCATTCTGATTACTCCTTTCCCAGCGGTCATGCAATGGCAAGTATGGGGCTGGTTGCGGTGCTGGTCATTTTGCTATGGCATAGCCAATGGCGATTCGTAGTATTGCTTTTAGGTGGAGCTTTTGTAGCAACCATTGGTTGGACTCGTCTATATCTCGGAGTTCATTTTCCCAGCGATATTTTAGCGGGATGGCTGGCTTCAATCGCCTGGGCGATCGGGGTTAGTCTAGTCATTAAACCGCACTTAACTCAGCCTCAACCTACTGATGAAGCCGCACTGACATTGGAAGAGGAAAAGACTTTGTCAGAGGTTGCAGCGAATGACTAA
- a CDS encoding sulfite exporter TauE/SafE family protein, which yields MNYPLLSCLSFVVGIVVGLTGIGGASLVTPMLIFVFNVPVTVAISSDVVAVALMKIVGSMQHWRQQTLEPQVVKWLALGSVPGALSGVGILHLLRHLGIESRDMFLLRSIGMMILCITLISLIRLAISVVLPQWQLPSFPKFDLETNSGRMLTATVGATLGLLVGMTSVSSGSMFALVLVSCFQLEARKLVGTDITQAAILLGFTALGHLSLGTVDWGLVSAIWLGSLPGVWVGAQLCSFAPQRPLQAVIYSLLMMVSWKLVLV from the coding sequence ATGAATTATCCTCTGCTTTCTTGCCTGAGCTTTGTAGTTGGCATCGTTGTTGGTTTAACCGGGATTGGTGGCGCTTCGCTCGTTACACCCATGCTCATTTTTGTGTTCAATGTTCCGGTAACTGTTGCGATCAGTTCTGATGTCGTTGCTGTTGCTTTAATGAAAATTGTTGGCAGCATGCAGCATTGGCGACAGCAAACGTTGGAACCGCAAGTGGTGAAATGGTTGGCGTTGGGTAGCGTCCCAGGTGCACTATCAGGAGTTGGTATTCTCCATTTGCTAAGACACTTGGGCATCGAGAGTAGGGATATGTTTCTGCTGCGATCGATCGGGATGATGATCCTCTGTATCACGCTTATTTCGCTGATTCGTCTAGCAATTTCTGTCGTCCTGCCTCAATGGCAACTGCCAAGCTTCCCAAAGTTTGATCTTGAAACAAACTCAGGACGGATGCTTACAGCTACGGTTGGGGCTACCTTAGGATTGTTGGTTGGGATGACAAGCGTATCCTCTGGCTCCATGTTTGCCTTAGTGCTGGTAAGCTGCTTTCAGTTAGAAGCGCGGAAACTGGTGGGGACAGACATTACCCAGGCAGCCATTTTACTTGGCTTCACAGCTCTTGGACATCTCAGCTTAGGCACAGTAGATTGGGGATTGGTGAGCGCAATTTGGCTTGGTTCGCTACCGGGAGTTTGGGTTGGGGCACAGCTTTGCTCTTTTGCTCCTCAGCGACCTCTGCAAGCAGTTATCTATAGTCTCCTCATGATGGTGAGTTGGAAACTTGTCCTTGTCTAG
- a CDS encoding sulfate/molybdate ABC transporter ATP-binding protein gives MGILVENVSKGFGDFQAVEQVSVEIQSGELVALLGPSGSGKSTLLRLISGLETPDSGRVIMMGRDVTHTDVQNRQIGFVFQHYALFKHMTIRQNIAFGLEISKWPKARTANRVTELLELVQMAGLGDRYPSQLSGGQRQRVALARALALQPQVLLLDEPFGALDAKVRKDLRSWLRRLHEEVHVTTVFVTHDQEEAMEVADKLVVMNKGRVEQVGTPVEIYDKPATPFVMSFIGPVNVLSSRTAFLHHPQPADQPEVFIRPHDVIIEKSPTDEAVAATISRVVYLGWEVRVELQLHDGESMNAYLPREQFDRLNLTALQQVYVKPKTARAFAFNAGI, from the coding sequence ATGGGCATTTTAGTTGAGAACGTATCAAAAGGGTTTGGCGATTTTCAAGCAGTTGAGCAAGTCAGTGTTGAAATTCAATCCGGAGAATTAGTTGCGCTTCTGGGTCCATCTGGGTCAGGAAAATCAACCCTGTTACGCTTAATTTCGGGGCTAGAAACCCCTGATAGTGGCAGGGTGATCATGATGGGGCGAGATGTCACTCATACAGATGTGCAGAACCGTCAGATTGGGTTTGTGTTTCAGCATTATGCGCTGTTTAAGCACATGACCATCCGCCAAAATATTGCTTTTGGTTTAGAGATTTCCAAATGGCCAAAAGCGAGAACTGCCAATCGAGTCACTGAACTGCTGGAACTCGTTCAGATGGCAGGGTTGGGCGATCGCTATCCTTCTCAGCTTTCGGGTGGACAACGGCAGCGAGTTGCACTTGCAAGAGCACTGGCATTACAGCCCCAGGTGTTACTGTTGGATGAGCCGTTTGGGGCACTGGATGCAAAAGTTCGCAAAGATCTACGCTCCTGGTTGCGCCGCCTGCATGAAGAGGTGCATGTGACGACTGTCTTTGTCACCCATGATCAGGAAGAAGCGATGGAAGTTGCAGATAAGTTGGTCGTGATGAACAAGGGTCGGGTTGAGCAAGTAGGCACACCCGTTGAGATTTACGATAAACCTGCGACTCCCTTTGTCATGAGCTTTATTGGTCCTGTCAACGTGTTGTCCAGCCGTACAGCCTTTTTACATCACCCTCAGCCCGCAGACCAACCAGAGGTCTTTATCCGTCCGCATGATGTCATTATTGAAAAATCGCCGACAGATGAAGCGGTCGCTGCAACGATTAGCCGAGTGGTTTACCTGGGCTGGGAGGTACGCGTTGAACTGCAATTACATGATGGGGAATCGATGAACGCTTACTTGCCGCGAGAACAGTTCGATCGACTCAACCTCACTGCACTTCAGCAGGTTTATGTGAAGCCGAAAACAGCAAGAGCCTTCGCCTTTAACGCAGGTATTTAA
- a CDS encoding prohibitin family protein, translating into MKTVTSSSPATHSKNTKKPGKDAYAFLRVIIILLVLAIVSSFFVVIGAGERGVLMQFGEVQEQVLNEGLHVIVPIVHTVQKLSVRVQNQEISAEASSKDLQDVHTDVALNWHILPAEANWIFQRIGDEQAVIHRIINPAVEEVLKAVMAQYTAEELITKRGEVKDSVDQALTTRLSTYDIAVDDISLVHVHFSEQFSEAVEAKQIAEQEAKRAEFIALKAIKEAEARVNRAKGEAEAQRLIHATLTPDLLQKQAIERWNGNLPLITGREGTAFFDLDQFAQQGLVPSDVPRGQLRLK; encoded by the coding sequence ATGAAGACTGTAACCTCCAGCAGTCCTGCAACCCATTCTAAGAATACAAAAAAGCCTGGCAAAGATGCCTATGCCTTTCTGCGAGTCATTATCATCCTGTTGGTATTGGCGATCGTTTCCAGCTTCTTTGTGGTGATTGGAGCAGGCGAAAGAGGCGTGTTGATGCAGTTTGGCGAAGTTCAGGAGCAAGTGCTGAATGAAGGGTTGCATGTGATTGTGCCGATCGTTCATACTGTGCAGAAATTAAGTGTCAGAGTCCAAAATCAAGAAATTTCAGCAGAAGCCTCTTCAAAAGATTTACAGGATGTGCATACGGATGTGGCGCTAAACTGGCACATTCTACCTGCCGAAGCAAACTGGATATTTCAACGAATTGGGGATGAACAAGCAGTTATCCATCGCATTATCAACCCAGCAGTTGAAGAAGTGTTAAAGGCAGTGATGGCACAGTATACGGCAGAAGAGCTGATCACAAAGCGTGGAGAAGTAAAAGATAGCGTAGATCAAGCACTGACCACTCGACTTTCAACTTATGATATTGCAGTAGATGATATTTCGCTAGTCCATGTACACTTTTCTGAACAATTTAGTGAAGCAGTTGAAGCCAAACAAATTGCAGAACAGGAAGCAAAGCGGGCAGAGTTTATTGCACTCAAAGCAATTAAAGAAGCAGAAGCAAGAGTCAATCGAGCGAAAGGCGAAGCAGAGGCACAGCGGTTAATTCACGCAACGCTCACGCCGGACTTGCTGCAAAAACAGGCGATCGAACGCTGGAATGGCAACCTTCCTCTCATTACGGGCAGAGAGGGTACAGCCTTTTTTGATCTTGATCAGTTTGCTCAACAGGGGCTTGTCCCCTCCGATGTGCCACGAGGGCAACTGCGTTTGAAATAG
- a CDS encoding LysR substrate-binding domain-containing protein, which yields MTLEQLRIFLAVAENLHFTRAAEALFVTQPAVSAAVQSLEEQYRVKLFHRIGRRIEITEAGKLLQVEAQKILDQVAQTERGLQELNGLQRGELKLGVSMTIGNYWLPTKISQFKRQYAGITVNCVLANAEEICDGTATGIFDLGLVTGGVKPSLQDILEQEIVGYDRLQIVVGQSHPWFGRSQVEVMDLLTTGWVMREPGSGAQRMLEQALEKWGILLHQLEVNLVLASSEMVKAVVESGLGAAALPELMVQKELEIGTLHVIQIINSVGESLEIVQPVLKLKHRQRFQTQLSIAFEQLLKALPKTE from the coding sequence ATGACCCTCGAACAACTGCGAATTTTTTTGGCTGTCGCCGAAAATTTACATTTCACTCGCGCTGCGGAAGCTTTATTTGTCACCCAGCCTGCTGTCAGTGCCGCAGTTCAAAGCCTGGAAGAACAGTATAGAGTCAAGCTGTTTCACCGAATTGGTCGCCGAATTGAAATTACAGAAGCTGGAAAGCTGCTTCAAGTTGAAGCCCAAAAGATCCTCGATCAAGTTGCCCAAACCGAACGAGGGCTTCAGGAACTCAACGGCTTACAGCGAGGAGAGTTAAAGCTAGGAGTGAGCATGACGATCGGCAACTACTGGCTCCCCACAAAAATTAGTCAGTTTAAACGGCAGTATGCGGGGATCACCGTTAACTGTGTTCTGGCAAATGCAGAAGAAATCTGCGATGGCACTGCAACAGGGATATTTGATTTGGGATTGGTAACAGGGGGTGTTAAGCCATCCTTACAAGACATCTTGGAGCAAGAAATTGTTGGCTACGATCGCTTACAGATTGTGGTCGGTCAATCGCATCCCTGGTTTGGTCGATCGCAGGTTGAAGTGATGGATTTGTTGACAACCGGATGGGTCATGCGAGAACCGGGGTCTGGCGCACAGCGAATGCTAGAACAGGCACTCGAAAAATGGGGGATCTTGCTACACCAGCTAGAAGTGAATTTGGTGTTAGCGAGTAGTGAGATGGTAAAGGCTGTGGTGGAAAGCGGCTTAGGAGCTGCCGCCCTGCCCGAACTAATGGTGCAGAAGGAGCTAGAGATAGGAACGCTCCATGTGATTCAAATTATTAATTCTGTTGGGGAAAGCCTGGAAATTGTGCAGCCTGTTCTGAAGTTGAAACACCGTCAACGCTTTCAAACCCAACTATCGATCGCCTTTGAGCAACTGTTGAAAGCCCTTCCTAAAACGGAATAA
- a CDS encoding APC family permease, which produces MTSEVQLERSAYGLKPECLSFGEVLAQSFAVIAPTTIPASNLGLIVALTGNGAWLSFLVGLVGLVFVSININQFASRSASPGSLYSYIVKGLGPTAGVICGWSLLLAYLFTGMSVLCGFANFSGTLIGHLGIHPSSITLLAIGAGIAWYAAYKDVQLSAMAMLWMEGVSIALIVILGLLIWAHKGFAIDFTQLTLQGVHPGNIATGLVLVLFGFSGFESATSLGDEARSPLKTIPKAVMGSALLAGLFFTSMSYIEILGFSGTGQSITASEEPLGFLSRQIGVGWLGELVALGALFSFFACILGSINPAARVFFTMARHGLCHSSVGSAHAANRTPHVAVTLCSLVMFLVPAGMSFFHIKLFESMGYLGAICSYGFLTVYILISIAAPVYLYKIRQLRPRDIAFSMLGIGFMAIPVVGSIGIPGSALFPVPAAPYNLFPYLFLAYLFVTCGWFIWQRLHSPQVVHAMERGIEEIHDRFNHSSQTVVPVTEAIQRKRSRQHRRHRHHQKERE; this is translated from the coding sequence ATGACGAGTGAAGTTCAGCTGGAGCGAAGTGCTTATGGTCTAAAACCAGAATGCTTATCGTTTGGAGAAGTGTTAGCTCAGTCGTTTGCAGTCATTGCACCGACGACGATTCCTGCTTCTAACCTTGGTTTAATCGTTGCCCTAACTGGCAATGGTGCCTGGCTTAGTTTTCTGGTTGGTTTAGTTGGCTTGGTCTTTGTCAGCATTAATATTAATCAGTTTGCTAGTCGATCGGCTTCTCCTGGCTCGCTTTACTCCTACATTGTGAAAGGCTTAGGACCAACAGCAGGCGTGATTTGCGGCTGGAGCTTGCTACTAGCTTACCTCTTTACTGGAATGTCGGTTCTTTGCGGGTTTGCTAATTTTAGCGGCACATTAATCGGTCATCTTGGCATTCATCCCTCCAGTATTACCTTATTAGCGATCGGGGCAGGAATTGCCTGGTATGCCGCATACAAAGATGTGCAGCTCTCAGCGATGGCGATGCTCTGGATGGAAGGTGTTTCGATCGCGCTGATTGTCATTCTCGGTCTGTTGATCTGGGCACATAAAGGCTTTGCGATCGATTTTACACAACTAACGCTGCAAGGTGTGCATCCAGGTAATATTGCCACAGGATTAGTACTGGTGCTATTTGGCTTCTCTGGCTTTGAAAGCGCAACATCACTGGGTGACGAAGCCCGAAGCCCTCTCAAGACAATCCCTAAGGCTGTGATGGGCAGCGCCCTGCTGGCAGGGTTATTCTTCACCAGCATGAGCTATATTGAGATTCTCGGCTTCAGCGGGACAGGGCAATCGATCACCGCCAGTGAAGAACCTCTCGGTTTCCTCTCTCGACAGATTGGGGTGGGTTGGCTGGGTGAACTGGTTGCTTTAGGTGCGCTGTTTAGCTTCTTTGCCTGTATTTTAGGCAGCATCAACCCGGCAGCAAGAGTCTTTTTTACGATGGCGCGTCACGGATTATGCCACTCCTCTGTTGGCTCTGCCCACGCTGCGAATCGCACACCTCATGTTGCGGTCACTCTCTGCAGTCTAGTCATGTTTCTTGTTCCGGCAGGAATGTCCTTCTTTCACATCAAGCTGTTTGAGAGCATGGGCTATCTGGGCGCAATCTGCAGCTATGGATTTCTGACCGTCTACATTCTGATCTCGATCGCAGCTCCGGTCTACCTTTACAAGATTCGCCAGCTACGTCCGAGAGATATTGCGTTTTCGATGCTGGGCATTGGGTTTATGGCAATTCCGGTTGTCGGCAGCATTGGCATTCCGGGTAGTGCGCTCTTTCCAGTTCCGGCAGCCCCTTACAATCTCTTCCCCTATTTATTTCTGGCTTATTTGTTTGTCACCTGCGGCTGGTTTATCTGGCAACGGCTTCATTCGCCTCAGGTGGTTCATGCAATGGAACGTGGGATTGAAGAGATTCACGATCGGTTCAACCATTCTAGCCAGACAGTGGTTCCGGTAACAGAGGCAATACAGCGCAAGCGATCGAGGCAACACCGCCGCCATCGTCACCATCAAAAAGAAAGGGAGTAA
- a CDS encoding cadmium resistance transporter: protein MGDLLTAIPTGMTAFTATNMDDILMLLLFFAQVNTAFRKKHIVTGQYLGFGLLVLVSLPGFFGSLFLPRDWIGMLGVVPIAIGLNRLFDHSPEEEEEHEEPSPQNSILASFVSPQTYSVAAITFANGGDNIGIYMPLFASTTVQELAVILGTFFSLVGVWCYTAYRLTQLPMIAQTLTHYGNQLVPFVLIGLGVLILVDSHTLENRGLTVLTLIISLLCVLMFWYNARSINVSPEGEEG, encoded by the coding sequence ATGGGTGATTTGCTCACAGCCATTCCAACGGGAATGACGGCGTTTACCGCCACCAATATGGACGACATTTTGATGCTGCTGCTCTTTTTCGCACAGGTCAACACAGCATTCCGCAAAAAGCACATTGTCACCGGGCAATATCTAGGTTTTGGGTTGCTGGTGCTCGTCAGTCTTCCCGGTTTCTTCGGTAGCTTATTCTTGCCGCGCGATTGGATTGGGATGTTAGGGGTTGTGCCGATCGCCATCGGTCTGAATCGATTATTCGATCACAGCCCAGAAGAAGAGGAGGAGCACGAGGAACCCTCCCCGCAAAATTCAATCCTGGCAAGTTTTGTTTCCCCGCAGACCTATAGCGTTGCAGCCATTACCTTTGCCAATGGGGGAGACAATATTGGCATCTACATGCCGCTCTTTGCCAGCACAACAGTGCAAGAATTAGCAGTGATTCTAGGCACGTTTTTCTCGCTGGTAGGCGTCTGGTGCTATACGGCATATCGGCTGACCCAGCTACCCATGATCGCTCAAACACTGACCCACTACGGTAATCAGCTTGTACCATTTGTGCTCATTGGTCTGGGAGTGCTAATTCTAGTAGATAGCCATACGCTAGAGAATCGGGGCTTAACGGTCTTAACGCTGATTATCAGCTTGCTCTGTGTGCTGATGTTTTGGTACAACGCACGATCGATAAACGTTAGCCCAGAAGGTGAAGAAGGCTAG
- a CDS encoding cadmium resistance transporter: protein MTGLISAIITGMTAFAATNIDDVVVLMMLFSQVDHASQSRRIVIGQYLGFALLLLACLPGFIGGMVIPKPWIGLLGFLPIAISIRQLQARSEEEAEIQAVPSSVSTQSPFTRLLHPQIVQVAAITIANGGDNIGIYVPLFASSDLTSLLIILAVFAVLIGVWCYVAYYLASHPKISPLLTRYANRLVPFVLIGLGLYILIESHSYQLIIREP, encoded by the coding sequence ATGACTGGCTTGATCAGCGCCATCATTACCGGAATGACCGCATTTGCTGCAACAAACATTGATGACGTTGTCGTGTTGATGATGCTCTTCAGCCAAGTGGATCATGCTTCACAGTCTCGTCGCATTGTCATCGGTCAGTATCTTGGGTTTGCGCTGCTGTTGCTTGCCTGTCTGCCCGGATTCATCGGCGGCATGGTGATCCCAAAACCCTGGATTGGCTTACTTGGGTTTCTGCCCATTGCGATCAGCATTCGTCAACTGCAAGCGCGTTCAGAAGAGGAAGCTGAGATTCAAGCCGTTCCATCTTCGGTATCCACTCAGAGCCCATTCACTCGTCTACTTCATCCTCAAATTGTGCAAGTTGCAGCCATTACGATCGCCAATGGCGGGGATAACATCGGGATCTATGTGCCGTTGTTCGCGAGTAGTGACCTGACCAGCCTGCTCATCATTCTGGCTGTCTTTGCAGTGTTGATTGGGGTTTGGTGCTACGTCGCTTATTACTTAGCAAGCCATCCTAAAATCTCCCCCCTCTTAACCCGTTATGCAAATCGTCTTGTTCCCTTTGTCTTGATTGGTTTAGGGCTTTATATCTTGATTGAGAGCCATTCCTATCAGTTGATCATTCGCGAGCCATAA
- a CDS encoding DUF202 domain-containing protein, which produces MFLPFKPQAHRTADSSESTSETKPRHLNPNRIRDHLANERTYLSWMRSGIALMGFGVLIVRMRILQPPLAAQPPGNGWKLGLAFAIVGLLSVILSAQHYFVVRNDIEEDTYEPPDRWVIISSLAILLLGLGVVYYIFSFPFQLAGMALIE; this is translated from the coding sequence ATGTTCCTACCTTTCAAGCCCCAGGCGCACCGCACTGCTGATTCCTCAGAGTCCACATCCGAAACTAAACCCAGACACCTCAACCCAAACCGCATTCGTGATCACCTGGCAAACGAGCGCACCTATCTTTCCTGGATGCGGAGTGGCATTGCTCTAATGGGATTTGGTGTACTCATTGTGCGGATGCGGATTCTCCAGCCTCCCCTTGCAGCTCAACCCCCCGGTAATGGCTGGAAGTTAGGGCTGGCATTTGCGATCGTAGGGCTACTCTCTGTGATTCTCTCTGCCCAACACTACTTTGTGGTACGAAACGATATTGAAGAAGATACTTACGAACCGCCCGATCGCTGGGTAATTATTTCGAGTTTGGCAATTCTGCTGCTGGGGTTGGGCGTGGTCTACTACATTTTCTCGTTTCCGTTCCAATTAGCCGGCATGGCATTAATTGAGTAG
- a CDS encoding four-helix bundle copper-binding protein: MMSESMTSEMKICLQAWKDCQSACTEAMNYCADPQGQCLEMTLLCMMRDCAEMCMMCANLMSDGSEFMGRAALLCAEMCERCAMTCSQMNNPKLTELAVLCHRCAEQSKQVGTKAIAYFRRTNFVTEPTLLTSAIA, from the coding sequence ATGATGAGTGAATCCATGACTTCTGAAATGAAAATCTGTTTGCAAGCTTGGAAGGACTGCCAAAGCGCTTGTACAGAAGCCATGAATTATTGTGCTGATCCTCAAGGTCAGTGTTTGGAAATGACGCTGCTGTGCATGATGCGAGATTGTGCAGAGATGTGCATGATGTGCGCGAATTTGATGAGTGATGGCTCCGAGTTTATGGGACGCGCTGCTTTACTCTGTGCAGAGATGTGTGAGCGATGTGCAATGACCTGCAGCCAGATGAACAACCCTAAGTTGACGGAACTAGCTGTTCTTTGTCATCGTTGTGCAGAGCAGTCTAAGCAGGTTGGCACCAAAGCGATCGCTTATTTCCGTAGAACCAACTTTGTCACTGAACCTACCTTACTCACTTCAGCAATTGCATAG
- a CDS encoding DUF2182 domain-containing protein, protein MNELPENSMATSWMQSGRSLFADPLNWAWVLVAAAWGVLLLLAFTGQWHLFHLNGLATYFSISFALKLLIFLAAWQVMTIAMMLPSTLPFARLFIKVSSSQTNHHLVLLAFLAAYLAVWTGFALIAFVGDLGLQLLGQHKFHHQSDLILPIALIAAGLFQFSPLKEQCLYACRHPYSFLTHHYQQGAIAAWKLGIRHGLYCLGCCWALMLVMVSVGAGHLVWMLALTGVMTLERSWKHGRSLVPVVGASLVGIGSWLMMWR, encoded by the coding sequence ATGAACGAATTGCCTGAAAATTCTATGGCGACGAGCTGGATGCAGTCGGGACGATCGCTCTTTGCTGATCCGCTGAATTGGGCATGGGTTTTAGTGGCTGCTGCTTGGGGAGTACTGCTGCTCCTTGCTTTCACTGGGCAATGGCATCTGTTTCACCTGAACGGATTAGCAACATATTTCTCTATATCTTTTGCGCTTAAGCTGCTGATTTTTTTAGCCGCATGGCAAGTAATGACCATTGCAATGATGTTGCCGAGTACGCTGCCGTTTGCTCGGTTATTTATTAAAGTCAGTAGCAGTCAAACGAATCATCATCTTGTTCTACTTGCATTTCTCGCTGCGTACTTAGCAGTTTGGACAGGCTTTGCGCTAATCGCGTTTGTGGGTGATTTAGGGTTACAACTGCTGGGGCAACACAAATTCCATCACCAATCTGATCTGATTTTGCCAATTGCACTGATAGCTGCAGGTCTATTCCAGTTCAGCCCGCTGAAAGAGCAATGTTTGTATGCTTGTCGCCATCCTTACAGTTTCCTCACCCATCACTATCAACAGGGGGCAATTGCTGCCTGGAAACTTGGCATTCGCCATGGGCTTTATTGCTTGGGCTGTTGTTGGGCGTTAATGCTGGTTATGGTCTCTGTCGGAGCTGGGCATTTAGTGTGGATGTTAGCCCTGACAGGCGTAATGACATTAGAGCGTAGCTGGAAACATGGACGATCGCTAGTTCCTGTAGTGGGAGCGAGTTTAGTTGGAATAGGATCGTGGCTTATGATGTGGAGATAA